A single Caldanaerobius fijiensis DSM 17918 DNA region contains:
- a CDS encoding acetyltransferase: MEELILIGAGGHAKAVLEILKLMDTYRVVGLIEKDRQKMGRRILGIPIIGSDECLSDFYNEGIKHALIAVGSTGDNRIRKDLYNTAKSIGFNMINAFHPKAIISQYSKFGEGNVVMAESVIGPDVEIGNNVIINTAAVVEHDCRIGDHVHIAPGSKIAGGVEIGDESFVGIGAVIIQGIKIGKNVLIGAGAVIINDVPDNAVVVGVPGKIIAYR; the protein is encoded by the coding sequence TTGGAAGAACTTATTTTAATTGGAGCTGGTGGGCATGCTAAAGCCGTATTAGAAATCCTCAAACTTATGGATACTTATAGGGTTGTAGGGCTTATAGAGAAGGACAGACAAAAGATGGGAAGAAGGATATTAGGTATTCCAATAATAGGTAGTGACGAATGTTTAAGTGATTTTTATAATGAGGGCATAAAGCATGCCTTGATAGCGGTTGGTAGTACAGGAGATAATCGGATAAGAAAAGATCTGTATAATACCGCAAAAAGTATAGGTTTTAATATGATAAATGCGTTTCATCCTAAAGCGATAATTTCCCAATATAGCAAATTTGGTGAAGGGAATGTGGTTATGGCTGAATCGGTAATTGGACCGGATGTGGAAATCGGCAATAACGTTATAATAAATACTGCAGCAGTAGTGGAACACGATTGTAGAATTGGAGATCATGTGCATATTGCTCCAGGTTCTAAAATTGCAGGTGGTGTTGAGATTGGTGATGAAAGTTTTGTGGGTATCGGGGCAGTAATAATTCAGGGTATAAAAATAGGAAAAAACGTGTTAATTGGAGCGGGAGCGGTTATTATAAATGACGTTCCTGATAATGCTGTTGTCGTAGGTGTTCCAGGGAAGATTATTGCTTATAGATAA